In Lolium rigidum isolate FL_2022 chromosome 7, APGP_CSIRO_Lrig_0.1, whole genome shotgun sequence, the DNA window agttattaatcatagtactatatggtaaatagtaaaccctagttccataatgaagaaaactaggaactcagcatttcatgtgtaatcctaaaaccctaatgccatttagaccttagctccattacttcatgtgaacctaaattgcttctaaacctaacccaaggttagaacatgtgatcatgatattttcttttcaaacatagaacaataatagcaactaaataattgccatgaccacacaaaatgtaagaaccctatcactagttacTTGCTATGCTATATTCTCATTTAAATACAACTTGTTGatctagtaggatcaaccaagtgtaaaaccctagttcctattcccaagaccatcatccttattcattcctatttagcatcacaccaatgtgatgaaccttaggagcaactatgccaaatcttgagcattacctaaccatattccactaaaccctactagtgttggatacttatccaccataCTATTTAGGAGtccattattccttacttaatagaaccaatagtaaaacctaaaccacctcaaccctaattgatatacttcttattatttaagaagtatgttcttcaaaagttattcttttgaagaaaataaagaatcatcatcaatcctgcctaataggacctatagccaataaccagctatcaccagcaaggtatacccaccatgatagcaaccatgaataattaattgcttaagttgcttatgcttaagtaaaaccaatcaagcctagttgctgatgaatcccacTGTGTTGAGATCCATCTAacccttactccagaaaccaattagaatcatagggaaccatagaactccacaaccctaattatcatacttgttctttatttaagaacatgttcttcaaaagttattcttttgaagtatatgataattaatcattaaccatgtcatatagtgctaaaaccaaccactattcattacatgttaggattataccaaatgttattgttgtgtgctattagtgttattattatgatatattacaacacctgtttatgataccaagcaaccaatccttaataagaaccttgtttgtgaatcactctaaaagtacaacacacccaaaactaatcattacaactcactaatcctaaatcatcggggttaggtcacgcttagagcgattgcatcttatacttatgcattattgcatccttgccaatcttttaaaacatcgtccttaccggacgatgatgctatttcagaatttggagttattgcgtatcgaagaccttaactgcataatcttgcagtcaagaaaggcaagttcatcgcttgctcatgtcatttgagtatttttatcaaattacttgcaaagtactatgtttatcactattgcataaaaagcaaaaccactattttcataactaagaatatgactaagtggtgggcaatggaaccatggattgtgttgatatggtggaggttccattgcaagggtttatatccatctaggattaaacaacaaatgtcgtccagtgattcttgtgccataatacccgtgttaaccataagatctggagtgggacggaatagtcaatcgtatttccacctcttgtacgtcaacggacgcgctttactgtagaacacttgtattccaagggggcaagtggtaggctggggaagccttaagtccccacggcagagACCGTagttacacttgtcgcccgaggatcaggttgtagggtgggggtcccagcaaagtccccacggtattgcggtctatgaggggttgcatctaccggtgaaggagtttggttcgatcccagactgtcgtcgtggtcggggtccatccttaattggtgtaagaggaccggcgaggacccagggtcggggcatgcaacaaagggtgggtgtatgaggtagcggaggaatatgattggctatgaccttataccaggcctcacaccaaaggaagtgtggacgagctcgcggctcggttggtaccaaggttaagatctcttatgggtaaagcaacacacctctgcagagtgtaatgaaccgtgacctgtcactccctgttccgggatatggaactgcgaacgctgccggaaaggaactccatgaagttctagtaaactggtgaaggctgacggacatagttcttctgaataaaagcaaccttttgaagaaatggttatgaaaacctgcattggtattagactttctggtctaatgtcgtagctagtgcattaaacacctctttcctataatgaacttgttgagtacgctcgtactcataccactcttaaatcccctgcttagatatggaggcatcgaaggaggatctacagtgcaactcgaagaccgaggagtcaacaactacttcaagggacatgaacatgtcagaggagtcaaacaccacatccaacaagggacaacctagattagcaatagaagggaactagcttcctaaacttagatcccatttagctagaatctattcatagcctctatagttagttaaatactgtacaaatagagttcgtgataggcttagactacgagtcgttcttctggagtttagttgcagttttacctcattgtaaaataggaggctgtgtggatcttttgtaaagagtcagtgttgtaattctatagacatgccttggacccgcatatgtttctgttgtaccactctgagcgatataatactagtggaacggtgtttcattggtgttatatcagacttgcatactacaccatgcagtggtatgccgggtcaccacagtggccagccgaaacgtccgccagacacgagcggacgtttccggacgtccgcagagacgcatcggaggcgcatatttgggccaggtttgcgtctccgcggacggcccggtcactttgcgtcgccccgctggaacaggccccagacgcatttccggtcacggcggacgaaaccgTTTTcgtcgcgccgctagagatgcccttatgcTAAATGAGTAATAGTTTGATGAGATATAGTGTATCCATGAGACCATAAGTGCATAACCGTTATTAGGATATATCAATTGAATACGTGTAATCATCTCAAGCAGTGGTATTTGAGACCTCGAATCTGTACCAACACATGAACTTGAGTTCGGATGTTTTAAATCTGTGTGTTCTGACCAGTTAAACAGCCAAGTACTTTTACAGTGATGGTGTGTGGTTGACGCTTCTTTCTACTTTACTGGTATGCTACGCCCGAATCTTCTGGCAAAGGTTGCCCAGAAGCACATTCAGAGTGAAGGAAGACCATATGCTACTTCAGTTGCCTCTTGATCTAACAAGTTTCCTGATATTCAATTTCTCTGGATTTTGCTAAATAGAGGAAATCCTGAGTTAACCTGATAAGGTACTTGATGAAATCCCACGGACAGATAAAGCTAAAAGATTTTCTGGCTAAACAGCAGAGCATGAGTTACACCAGcacttttttttttagattcacAGGGATTTCTCCCCGGTTCCATTCAATAAATGAAAGTACAAAACCATAGTCATCACAGGAAACTGAATCTAGAAGCAGATGTTTTTCTGAGTTTTTACCCAACCCACCTTGCTACTTCCAAAAAGAGCTACTACCTGGGACCAGCTTCCTGGAGCCGATCATACAGACCAGGTAACCAAAAGCCATTCGATGAATCGCGATCACCTATACAAACTACCGGTCTCAGAACAGTTCAGACATGGACCTCGTTGCTTAGATCACCTCATGGATAGATGATGCTTCCTCTGGGTGATCCTTGAGATTAGCCAGTGACACCCAGCCACCATGAACAGCTCCTTCAGCTGTAGAAAGCTAGGAAGAGATCCATCTGAAGCTGTTGTACTTGAGCTCATCATCAGCACATGTGAATTGGTTTGTAACATATAGGAGTACATGCCTTACACTTAGTCTCCAGATGCACCTACATACATAGATAGTTGGCCTGCAAAGAACTGTTCTGCCAACCGATTCACAACAGTAGCATCTTCCTCATCCTACAACCTACATTAGCATAACTCTAATCCGTTACACAGCACATCTACCATTTGCTGAGATTTACTTCATCACAAAATGTTGCTCTGATATTCACCGCACCATGCTCGATGCTACACCTCCTCGGTCCTCGCCCTCTTTCTAGGTCTTCCTCTTCCTACAGCGAACAACCATGAGTGTTAAATACTTGTTCTAGATAACCATGTGTGGACAGTCATTTGTGTTCCTTGTATGCGTAATACAAAGAGGCAATACAGAGTCCTCGTCTGTGTGGTGCTGGTCTACTGGCTCTTCCATTTATTCAACTAGCACACTATTGTTGTTTGTCTATTCGCTAGGTTTACATCATAGCAGGGCAACGGATCTAAGTTCTTTGTTTAGGGTGCAAATAACTTGGTTTCCTCCTATTTTGGACTGAAGTATGATTTGTTAACAACATTACCTAGGACAACAAAATACAGAGAGTAGGTTTCGCGACATTTAATGTTTTCACCATACGAAAGCATTGACAATTAACTATGACGTACCGATTTAAGGCATATTTTCTTAAATTCAGAAGTGGCTTTGTTTCATGTAATATGTAAATTGCACGTGTGTGATGTGTCTTAACATCAGAAGTGGCTTTGTTTCATGTAATATGTGCATTGCACGTGTGTCATTGCTATCAACTACTAGCAAAACCTGATGTAGCTTCCATCAAGTAAAAGCTGAATGGTAAAGAATTAAGAACTCACGCAAATTATTGAACTAACCTTTATGACCTGAATGTTGTGATTGAAGTTCATCTGCAGCAGGGATTTGAGCAACTGAGCTACCCTACATTGAGTCAGACTATGAGATTTAGCAAAAGGCAGTAGAAATTAACAAGTCTTCAACAATATCACATGATTTCTAGAGAACATCAAGTCAAGGGAAAAAGGGCAAACTTATATGACTTGTCACCACCAAAGCATTAATCAGCATCTGATAGTTACAGGTTATCAGTAAAATGTTCAGAGATTTGCAGTGGATATGCCACTTGACTATACCATGACAGAATTGTAATCCTAATGGGAGCAAAACTGAAATGACAGAACACAGCATATTTAGAACGAGTGTGTGTTTACTGTAAACAACATACAACTAGACTGCTACTGCTACATAATGGTTTGTTTGAAAGAGCATTAATCCAGGCCGGAGCAAGCCATTGGTCAAAAGTGGAACTCAACAGAAATTAATTTGCATCAACTTAACTAATCCAACCTACATTTTCGTGACAAGTCGGATCTGAAGGGGGTCTTGTCTCTTCAATTGGGTCCACCTTCACATTCAATGTCTCATGCTGCATTgtcttcctcttggagttacccTTCTTAAATGAAGCACCATTTGACATTTCACAAACTTTGCCACTCCGCAGTCTTCTGCCTGTGTTATCTTTTGAACATTGAAGTCCAAAAGCTGGACTCAACCCTTTGGCCAATACTTGTAATTCACGTGGTTTTGCTGCTTGACTTGTTCGACCACTATATGTTTCTCCAGGCCCAGAATCTTCACAAGATTCATCAGGCATACCAATCCTGCCATTACATAATCCCTCAGATGCAGTCGTGATGCTCACTGAGTTATGATAATCAGCACCATTTCCAGTAGGTTCCTGAATTTTTGGTATTCCATTAGACAAATCTGAAAGCCCTTGGCTGGGAGGTCCATCTGTATTACCAGTAGGCCCTTTAGATGATTTGAGATCAGCCTCCATGAAACTATATTCCGCTGAATTGATGAAGCTGCCACGCAAGAACTTCTCTATATAATATTCAGTTGATTTTGATGGAGATTGTGTGTTTTCATTCATCTGTTTCATGTTAGAATTAGCACATTGCTCCCATTGATCAGGAAAACCACGTCGGAAGTTTTTAGAAACCTGCATAAATTTTAATATGATGAATGATAAAAGCCAGGCTCTCTGTTAATAAGTTACTATCCAGAAACAAAACTGGCAGAGATAAACCAGATATATCAAGTAGAACTATTTGAAGTATGCAAAATTAAGAGGAATCATTTTGTTCTGCCGGAAAAAACTAGTGAAGACTGACACACGAAGAAAAAAATCAAACCTCGTAAGGAAATCCATTACAATGCATCTGTGTGATATTTAATGGACCCCTAATTAATAAAATCTTGTGATCTGCAGTCTCAAGAGTGCCATCAGCATGCCGCATTGTAATGGAATCAGAATAGAATAATCGAGCTGCTCGATTCCTGTTAGAAGAGTGAGCAACAACATGTTAATGCCATGAGGTGTCAAGAAAAACTGTTTCTTTAAAAGGTTACACATGGTTTCAGACTATAGAGATGTCGAATGTTATCAGTTTCCATGCATAGAGAAAATAATACAACGCAAGCAAAATTTCCTATTCTTGGAGACACAGTCACATACAGCATAACATAAGTTAATGGATGAGAAATACTGTCAAGGTTTAGGTTTGTTAGCATTAGAATATAAATCTTAAGAAGTGATGTTCCGAAAACCCAGAATCACTTTCACGGTTTATCTTCCCATAGATGTAACACCATGTAACATATCATCAATATCATTTAATGAAGTTACATCAGTGGTAAAATACTTATCTTTAAAATAGTTACATGGGCTCCTTAAACCAGGTACTTTAAAATTTTATGTTTCCCATTAAGTATTTTTTTACCACCCACTCCTATTTTTTTTACATCGATGTCAGTTTCAGACATCAGcataataagagcatctccagtcgcgtcccccaaaccgtcccccaaagcgatttggggcgcgccggacaaaaaaagcgttccagccgcgtcccccaaagcccttttttgtccggcgcggcccgatacggtgtccggcgccccgagcccgtccaggggacgctccggggacgccggacacaacgaaaagcgaggcggggagtggcggggccgacgcgtcggcggcacggttaattttaacctaaccgtcgcctacctcgcgacggaagttattcgcgcgcggtgacacacggcggcatctttgccttaatggcgacggagggcgggcgagacgtctcgtcggtgccgcgcggcctccacgcgtcgccggcattcgcacgccaccgcccgttcccgcgcgatcttcccgcctcttctcgtccgttcccgcgctttcttcccgacgccggcgtctataaaaggtctcccggctcatcaatggtagccaccacaccccgccggcaacaaacacagccctcgtcgctccacagccgtctcctccatcaccgagtggcaatggcgaaccgcccggcgatggccacttccctccaccgccgtctcctccattgacgagccggctgcggcgtgcggcactcgaggaggcactcgaggaggaggcccgccggcggcgtgaggcgcggcgagcggcggatcttgcggcgttctccgccccgcgctccgccggcgaggaggccgcggcggcggcagcgtggcgAGAGCAGCggcgcgacaccgttgcggcgttcgacgcctcgacgggacaagaggcgcgacggcgccggtaccgggaggagatggagcagcgatgggccgacgagcgccggcgccggcgcgatgagcggcgtgcgccgttccgtgaacggcgtgactcgatcgagcgccggcggcgtgagtcaaTCGAGCTCCGAGCAGCGAgcgacgcggcggaggagcgtcggccgagcgggagtcggcgctacggcgctatggggaggcgggcggagcagttggcggcggccgacgcgtatgcggcggcgatgatggaggcgccaacggatgtggaggaggaggcgccaatggaggaggaggccgaggcggaggagaccgaggtggaggacgacgacgacgacgacgacgagttcgactggtccgacgacgacgccccgcacccggacgagacggccgatcagcaacgcgccctcgtcgagtccttcgagtcggagaagaagctccgggacgacgcccgtgcccgcgaagaggcggagattcgtcgcgccatcgagctctccctcctgcCGGCCCAgcgagggagggcggaggaggactatcggcgggagcggcaccgtccggccaccgccgaacgcaaggagaggaggcgcgcaggaggagctgcggcgtagggaggcgacgacgggcggggccgtcgaacgcgccgccgggcgg includes these proteins:
- the LOC124672237 gene encoding uncharacterized protein LOC124672237; protein product: MASQPQAGRFTRGVAARAPPSASVEGPAYRATVQRCVALVDWWLVRGEDDKIRVAGYPERNRAARLFYSDSITMRHADGTLETADHKILLIRGPLNITQMHCNGFPYEVSKNFRRGFPDQWEQCANSNMKQMNENTQSPSKSTEYYIEKFLRGSFINSAEYSFMEADLKSSKGPTGNTDGPPSQGLSDLSNGIPKIQEPTGNGADYHNSVSITTASEGLCNGRIGMPDESCEDSGPGETYSGRTSQAAKPRELQVLAKGLSPAFGLQCSKDNTGRRLRSGKVCEMSNGASFKKGNSKRKTMQHETLNVKVDPIEETRPPSDPTCHENGSSVAQIPAADELQSQHSGHKGRGRPRKRARTEEV